TTTAACGATGGTTATTTCAACTACCGCAGTTGCACTAAATAGTTATGCTTATTCACGTTTTCGTTTCAAAGGTTCAAAACATTCTTTGACAATAATTATGTTATTGCAAATGATTCCGGCAACTTCTTCGTTAATTTTTCTCTATATTTTAGTCCAAATTGGCCAAATTGGCGGAATTTCACCGATATTTATGTTAGTAATTATTTACTCAGGTGGGGCAGTTTCTGGAAATACTTTCATGCTCAAAGCTTATTTAGATAGTATTTCCCGCGAGCTTGATGATTCAGCAAAAATTGATGGCTGTTCAAATTTTGGTGTTTTTTTCAAAATTTTATTACCAGTTTTACGACCTGCAATAATTATGGTTGCCCTTTGGTCTTTTTTAACACCATTTACCGATGTTATTTTACCAAGATTTGTGCTTTTCAATATTCAAGACTTAACTCTTGCTGTCGGGCTTGAAACTTTTATTAATGTTGAGCCAAAACATGTCAATGCTGGTGCCTATGCAGCTGGGGCTCTACTTGCGGCTCTTCCTGCGCTTGGTTTATTTATGTATTTGCAAAAATACATAATTGGCGGACTTTCTGAAGGAGCGGTTAAAGGTTAATTATGGAAAAAAATAAAAAACTTTTTGAACTTGAAGATCTTAATTTAGATTTAAATCAAATTGATTTAAATAAGATGGTTGCAAAAATTGGCCAACAACAGGAAGAAACAAAAGGTGCCAAAATTGTTCTTAATAATGTCTCAAAAAAATATGAAGGTAATGACAAATATACACTCGAGGCAATTGATCTTACAATTGAAAGTGGTAATTTTTGCATCTTTTTAGGGCCTTCAGGTTCAGGAAAAACAACGCTTTTAAGAATGATTGCCGGCCTAAATTCAATTACTCAAGGTGATTTAATTTTTAATGGCAAACGGTATAATAACCTGCCACCCCATCAGCGAAATATTGCAATGGTTTTCCAGTCTTATGCCCTTTATCCACATTTGAATGTTTATGATAATATTTCTTTTGGACTTAAAATTGCAAAAGAAAGACGCGACATTATTGACTCAAAAGTGAAAAATGTTGCCCAAATTTTAAAAATCAGCGACTATTTATACTCAAAACCGCGTGATCTTTCTGGTGGTCAACGTCAACGGGTTGCAATTGGACGGGCAATTGCTCGTGCACCGCAAGTTTTTTTAATGGACGAACCACTTTCAAATTTAGATGCAAAATTACGTGAATCAATGCGCCGTGAAATTGTAAATATTCACCGAATGCTCAAAACTACAAGTATTTATGTAACTCATGATCAACTTGAGGCAATGACGATGGGAAACCAAATTGTAGTTTTTAATGATGGTAAAATTCAGCAAAATGGAACCGGAAAAGAATTATATTTTAAACCTAAAAACACTTTTGTTGCCACTTTTATCGGTTCGCCAACAATGAATTTATTTGATTGTATCGTTGAGAACAACCAAATAAAGGCTAAAAAAGCTCCAATTTGATTTGAAGTTGACCAAAAATTGGCAAATTTATTAAGTCAAAATCAAGAATTACAAGTCGGCTTTCGTTCTGAAGATATTTATCTAAATCAAGATCAGGCCCAATTTGACGGTATTATTACTAATGTTGAGTTAATTGGTAAAGATCAACTTGTTGCAATTAAAGTTAGCGATCAACTCGAACTAATTTCCAACCAGAACAATATTTTTGAATACTTTTTAGATCAAAAAGTTAAACTCAGCTTTAATTTAGAACGGATCCACATTTTTGATGCAATAACAAAGGAGCGAATTGATCTTGATAACTAATTTAGAATCACGAAGCGCTAAAATTTACTTTTTTATCGCACCCTATTTTACTCGTAAAGTTTTACAATTAATAAGTAAAATTTTACTTTTAATAATTATAATTTTCTCTTTTGTC
The sequence above is a segment of the Mesomycoplasma ovipneumoniae genome. Coding sequences within it:
- a CDS encoding sugar ABC transporter permease; amino-acid sequence: MNLLVSKIASYEFVAKTSSPKKRLNLSDERDIKPIELLWIFLNYLILISWSVVVLFPIVSLVIATFNVANTRLITITPFVFGFDNFTYLFTSERSYFFSWYGNTLTIALLTMVISTTAVALNSYAYSRFRFKGSKHSLTIIMLLQMIPATSSLIFLYILVQIGQIGGISPIFMLVIIYSGGAVSGNTFMLKAYLDSISRELDDSAKIDGCSNFGVFFKILLPVLRPAIIMVALWSFLTPFTDVILPRFVLFNIQDLTLAVGLETFINVEPKHVNAGAYAAGALLAALPALGLFMYLQKYIIGGLSEGAVKG
- a CDS encoding ABC transporter ATP-binding protein, coding for MEKNKKLFELEDLNLDLNQIDLNKMVAKIGQQQEETKGAKIVLNNVSKKYEGNDKYTLEAIDLTIESGNFCIFLGPSGSGKTTLLRMIAGLNSITQGDLIFNGKRYNNLPPHQRNIAMVFQSYALYPHLNVYDNISFGLKIAKERRDIIDSKVKNVAQILKISDYLYSKPRDLSGGQRQRVAIGRAIARAPQVFLMDEPLSNLDAKLRESMRREIVNIHRMLKTTSIYVTHDQLEAMTMGNQIVVFNDGKIQQNGTGKELYFKPKNTFVATFIGSPTMNLFDCIVENNQIKAKKAPIWFEVDQKLANLLSQNQELQVGFRSEDIYLNQDQAQFDGIITNVELIGKDQLVAIKVSDQLELISNQNNIFEYFLDQKVKLSFNLERIHIFDAITKERIDLDN